A part of Ammospiza caudacuta isolate bAmmCau1 chromosome 5, bAmmCau1.pri, whole genome shotgun sequence genomic DNA contains:
- the TMEM213 gene encoding transmembrane protein 213 — MKHLSCEPRAALAVLCLTAALWDSCSAAAEDISNVSTTEYEPLCLNVNFCRQAATCCPSGMDDYGWIAAAVGWSLWFLTLILLCMDKIMKLRPDEPKYLVA, encoded by the exons ATGAAGCACTTGTCCTGTGAGCCCCGGGCAGCCCTCGCTGTGCTCTGCCTCACCGCTGCCCTCTGGgattcctgctctgcag cagctgaagacATCTCCAATGTTTCAACAACTGAGTACGAACCATTGTGTCTTA ATGTGAACTTCTGCAGGCAGGCAGCCACGTGCTGCCCCTCGGGCATGGATGACTACGGGTGGATCGCAGCGGCCGTCGGCTGGAGCCTCTGGTTCCTCACCCTCATCCTGCTCTGCATGGACAAGATCATGAAGCTCAGGCCTGATGAACCCAAATACTTGGTGGCCTGA